A single genomic interval of Amycolatopsis albispora harbors:
- the ftsW gene encoding FtsW/RodA/SpoVE family cell cycle protein, producing the protein MTAAEADDEGKTAAGRAARRRAKGERSSRSFSTEQFALTAWLSRPLASFHLVLAITGTLTVIGIVMVLSASSPSSYNPETGSSVYALFQKHLMFVGIGSLAFLIGLRVSLRRIRALSSTAMVVCLGLLMLVLTPLGKNVNGSQGWFVVGPFSLQPVELAKVALALWGAHILVIKYNVLHQWRHLLVPVVPAALLMFALVMAQPDLGGTVTLGVVLVALLWFAGAPKRLFGVILAGGVGGAVILALIAQYRLDRVMTFLNPGADPQGKGLQANQALYAIAEGGFFGKGLVQGQSKWRYLPNVQHDFIFALIGEELGFVGCVVVIGLFGLLAVVGMRIATRNLDPWIRIVAGTLTVWVVAQAAINIGYVIGLLPVTGVTLPLISYGGTSLVVTMLLLGILANCARHEPEAVAALRTQGPGKFGRLLRLPAPEPYRPPTKRRGSAGARGSGTKRGRPAARGDGRPAAVQRRGGGATRATTARGSSTRRGRR; encoded by the coding sequence GTGACAGCGGCTGAGGCTGACGACGAGGGCAAGACCGCGGCCGGGCGCGCGGCGCGGCGGCGGGCGAAGGGCGAGCGGTCGTCCAGGAGCTTTTCCACCGAGCAGTTCGCGCTGACCGCGTGGCTGTCGCGGCCGCTGGCCTCGTTCCACCTGGTGCTCGCCATCACCGGCACGCTGACGGTGATCGGGATCGTGATGGTGCTCTCGGCGTCGTCGCCGTCCTCCTACAACCCCGAGACCGGCTCGTCGGTGTACGCGCTGTTCCAGAAGCACCTGATGTTCGTCGGCATCGGCTCGCTGGCGTTCCTGATCGGGCTGCGGGTGTCGCTGCGGCGGATCAGGGCGCTCTCGTCCACCGCGATGGTGGTCTGCCTGGGCCTGCTGATGCTGGTGCTCACCCCGCTCGGCAAGAACGTCAACGGCTCGCAGGGCTGGTTCGTGGTCGGGCCGTTCTCGCTGCAGCCGGTCGAGCTGGCCAAGGTGGCGCTCGCGCTGTGGGGCGCGCACATCCTGGTGATCAAGTACAACGTGCTGCACCAGTGGCGGCACCTGCTGGTCCCGGTGGTGCCCGCCGCGCTGCTGATGTTCGCGCTGGTGATGGCGCAGCCCGACCTCGGCGGCACGGTCACCCTCGGCGTGGTGCTGGTCGCGCTGCTGTGGTTCGCCGGTGCGCCGAAGCGGCTGTTCGGGGTGATCCTGGCCGGCGGTGTCGGCGGTGCGGTCATCCTGGCGCTGATCGCGCAGTACCGGCTGGACCGCGTGATGACCTTCCTCAACCCCGGCGCCGACCCGCAGGGCAAGGGGCTGCAGGCCAACCAGGCGCTCTACGCCATCGCCGAGGGCGGCTTCTTCGGCAAGGGGCTGGTGCAGGGGCAGTCGAAGTGGCGCTACCTGCCGAACGTGCAGCACGACTTCATCTTCGCGCTGATCGGCGAGGAACTCGGGTTCGTCGGCTGCGTGGTGGTGATCGGGCTGTTCGGCCTGCTCGCCGTGGTCGGCATGCGGATCGCCACGCGTAACCTGGACCCGTGGATCCGGATCGTGGCCGGCACGCTGACGGTGTGGGTGGTCGCGCAGGCGGCGATCAACATCGGCTACGTGATCGGGTTGCTGCCGGTCACCGGGGTGACCCTGCCGCTGATCTCCTACGGCGGCACCTCACTGGTGGTGACCATGCTGCTGCTCGGCATCCTGGCCAACTGCGCCCGGCACGAACCGGAGGCGGTGGCCGCACTGCGCACGCAGGGGCCGGGTAAATTCGGGCGACTGCTGCGCCTGCCGGCGCCCGAGCCGTACCGTCCGCCGACCAAGCGCCGGGGCTCCGCCGGTGCGCGTGGCAGCGGTACCAAGCGCGGCCGTCCCGCGGCCCGCGGCGACGGCAGGCCCGCCGCCGTCCAGCGGCGCGGCGGCGGTGCGACCAGGGCCACTACGGCACGCGGAAGTTCGACACGGAGAGGACGTCGGTGA
- the murD gene encoding UDP-N-acetylmuramoyl-L-alanine--D-glutamate ligase encodes MELAGRHVLVAGAGVTGRSVVTALLGLGAEVTVTDGNAERLAELDGLGAALAPGLTEPPAGTALVVTSPGWRPTAPLLVAAEAAGVEVIGDVELAWRIGQDLPEPPVWLAVTGTNGKTTTVGMLESVLRAAGVDAVACGNVGYAVLDAVLAGHRVLAVELSSFQLHWSRSLAPHASVVLNLAEDHIDWHGSMAEYAAAKGKIHQHSATVVHNSLDEWSVRLAAAYAPESATQVGIGVDTPRPGELGVVEDLLVDRAFVADPVHRAEELGALSDVRPAGAHNVLNALTAAALARAYGVPADAIAKGLREFQPGAHRAVEVAEVAGVRYVNDSKATNPHAAAGSLGAYADVVWIAGGQLKGAAVDGLVQAAADRLRGVVLLGVDSPVIAAALARHAPDVPVKTLRPGDDEPMTAAVSAASAMARPGDVVVLAPAAASLDMFRDYAQRGDAFTAAVHAMAGRGRNSDSG; translated from the coding sequence ATGGAGCTGGCCGGACGCCACGTGCTCGTGGCCGGGGCCGGGGTGACCGGCCGGTCCGTGGTCACCGCGCTGCTCGGGCTGGGTGCCGAGGTCACCGTGACCGACGGCAACGCCGAACGCCTCGCCGAACTCGACGGGCTGGGGGCCGCGCTGGCCCCCGGCCTGACCGAACCGCCGGCGGGGACCGCGCTGGTGGTGACCAGCCCGGGCTGGCGGCCGACCGCGCCGCTGCTGGTGGCCGCCGAGGCGGCGGGCGTCGAGGTGATCGGCGACGTCGAGCTGGCCTGGCGGATCGGGCAGGACCTGCCGGAGCCGCCGGTGTGGCTGGCGGTCACCGGGACCAACGGCAAGACGACCACGGTCGGCATGCTGGAGTCGGTGTTGCGCGCGGCCGGGGTGGACGCGGTGGCCTGCGGCAACGTCGGCTACGCGGTGCTGGACGCGGTGCTCGCCGGGCACCGCGTGCTGGCCGTGGAGCTGTCGAGCTTCCAGCTGCACTGGTCGCGGTCGCTGGCGCCGCACGCGTCGGTGGTGCTCAACCTGGCCGAGGACCACATCGACTGGCACGGCTCGATGGCCGAGTACGCCGCCGCCAAGGGCAAGATCCACCAGCACTCGGCGACCGTGGTGCACAACTCGCTCGACGAGTGGTCGGTCCGGCTGGCCGCCGCGTACGCGCCCGAGTCCGCCACCCAGGTCGGCATCGGGGTGGACACGCCGCGGCCCGGTGAGCTGGGCGTGGTGGAGGACCTGCTGGTCGATCGCGCTTTTGTGGCCGACCCGGTGCACCGCGCCGAGGAACTGGGCGCGCTGTCCGACGTGCGCCCGGCCGGGGCGCACAACGTGCTGAACGCGCTCACCGCGGCCGCGCTCGCGCGGGCGTACGGCGTGCCCGCCGACGCGATCGCCAAGGGGCTGCGGGAGTTCCAGCCGGGCGCGCACCGGGCGGTGGAGGTCGCCGAGGTCGCCGGGGTGCGTTACGTCAACGACTCCAAGGCCACCAATCCGCACGCCGCCGCCGGTTCGCTCGGGGCCTACGCCGACGTGGTGTGGATCGCCGGCGGTCAGCTCAAGGGGGCCGCGGTGGACGGGCTGGTCCAGGCCGCCGCCGACCGCCTCCGCGGGGTGGTGCTGCTCGGCGTGGATTCGCCGGTGATCGCCGCCGCTTTGGCGCGACACGCGCCGGATGTCCCGGTGAAGACGCTCCGCCCGGGTGACGATGAGCCCATGACTGCGGCGGTGAGTGCGGCCAGTGCCATGGCACGTCCCGGGGACGTGGTGGTGCTGGCGCCCGCGGCCGCCTCATTGGACATGTTCCGCGACTACGCCCAGCGTGGCGATGCCTTCACCGCCGCGGTGCATGCCATGGCGGGCCGGGGGCGGAACAGTGACAGCGGCTGA
- the mraY gene encoding phospho-N-acetylmuramoyl-pentapeptide-transferase, giving the protein MISILIAASVGLLVSILLTPYLIRVFSRQGFGQEIREEGPAGHKSKRGTPTMGGVAIIIAMVVGYFVAHLINWMGDDNSSGPSASGLLVLFLGVGLGVVGFLDDFIKIRKQRNLGLNKTAKIVGQVVVGVAFAVLALQFADENGLSPASMNLSYVRDIELIVLPIPLFVLFTLVVISGWSNAVNFTDGLDGLAGGAAAMVLATYVVISFWQARLSCAESPAAACYNVRDPLDLAVVAAAATGACVGFLWWNAAPAKIFMGDTGSLALGGLVAGLSMTTRTELLAIVIGGLFMVEMISVVLQIAVFRTTRRRLFRMAPFHHHFELAGWAETTVIIRFWLLAAICCMFGLGLFYSEQLAGGG; this is encoded by the coding sequence GTGATCAGCATCCTGATCGCGGCATCCGTCGGCCTGCTGGTCTCCATCCTGCTCACGCCGTACCTGATCCGCGTGTTCTCCCGCCAGGGCTTCGGCCAGGAGATCCGCGAGGAGGGCCCGGCCGGGCACAAGTCCAAGCGCGGCACGCCGACCATGGGCGGCGTGGCGATCATCATCGCGATGGTGGTCGGCTACTTCGTCGCCCACCTGATCAACTGGATGGGCGACGACAACAGCAGCGGCCCGTCCGCCTCCGGCCTGCTGGTGCTGTTCCTCGGCGTCGGCCTCGGCGTGGTCGGTTTTCTCGACGACTTCATCAAGATCCGCAAGCAGCGCAACCTCGGGCTGAACAAGACGGCGAAGATCGTCGGCCAGGTGGTGGTCGGGGTCGCCTTCGCGGTGCTCGCGCTGCAGTTCGCCGACGAGAACGGGCTCAGCCCGGCGTCGATGAACCTGTCCTACGTGCGCGACATCGAGCTGATCGTGCTGCCGATCCCGCTGTTCGTGCTGTTCACCCTGGTGGTCATCTCCGGCTGGTCGAACGCGGTGAACTTCACCGACGGCCTGGACGGCCTGGCCGGCGGCGCGGCGGCCATGGTGCTGGCCACCTACGTGGTCATCTCGTTCTGGCAGGCCAGGCTCAGCTGCGCGGAGAGCCCGGCGGCCGCCTGCTACAACGTGCGCGACCCGCTGGACCTCGCAGTGGTCGCCGCGGCCGCCACCGGCGCCTGCGTCGGCTTCCTGTGGTGGAACGCCGCGCCCGCGAAGATCTTCATGGGCGACACCGGCTCGCTGGCGCTCGGCGGCCTGGTCGCCGGGCTGTCCATGACCACCCGCACCGAGCTGCTCGCCATCGTCATCGGCGGCCTGTTCATGGTCGAGATGATCTCGGTGGTGCTGCAGATCGCGGTCTTCCGCACCACCCGGCGGCGGTTGTTCCGGATGGCCCCGTTCCACCACCACTTCGAGCTGGCAGGCTGGGCCGAAACCACGGTGATCATCCGGTTCTGGCTGCTCGCGGCGATCTGCTGCATGTTCGGCCTCGGCCTGTTCTACAGCGAGCAGCTGGCCGGCGGCGGCTGA